A window of Limanda limanda chromosome 4, fLimLim1.1, whole genome shotgun sequence genomic DNA:
CAGCTGTGCTGAGAGGGCCATGGAATCTCCCCCACAACACAAGTTATGCCTTAGTTGTTTCTGCCCATTGAATTCAATCCATGGAAGCAGCCATCTTGCAGCCAAACAAACCCCCGCTAACACCGCTACCAGTCTGAAAAATGGCGGAAGCCAtcgaaaaagaaaaatgcaacatAGCTAGCTAGCCACACCGGCAAATAAATACGCTACAGTAGAAACACATTTAACAAGTAAGCTGCGGGCACACGAAGTCGAACAAAGCACAGCTGCAATACACACTTAATCCACAGCTAAATCCGCTAGCGAGCGTCGGCTATTTTCATGCCGCTGTGGGAGTCGCCATATTGTAGCTAGCAAGCTTAGCATGTTCTGTTTCCACTTTGGCGCGGTTAATAACATCGGAAAATGCTCAAAACTCCCTCTAATCGCTATGGGTATTATGAAAACCACATATCAGAATCCACATCCAACAactcacagaggaaaacaatgaTGAATACAATCGCGGTGGTCAAACGGATTCAAATGTTAGCTGGGGTCCGTTAGCACTAGCGGCTAGCTGCTCAGCCGAATTTGCCCAAGCTAGCAGCGTTAGCTTTGCGGCTCGCATCTGTCAAAGCGTCCCCAGATTTCACAATTAAATGCAAAGTACTTTCACGCTGATTTGATATGCATTCATCACCTGGTACAGACGTAGTTACAACAACACTGTTGGGGTGCAGCTAGACTGAGTTAAAGCGCATAAACAGAGTGTTATTATGTTTCATGCCGTCTCTGGAAGCAGCCATCTTTCGACAATCGGCCTACTTCTACAGCTCCCACAAGAAAAATGGCCGGGCGGCTTGCCacaacaaaacataacaaaccGAAAAAGCCGAGCGCATTTCCACCCCCCACTCACCTACTTCGATGCAGTAAATGCAAAAGCACGGGTATGTGGTCTTCTCTTGCGGTAATAATCCAAATTCATTCGATTTGTGAAGAAGTATTTCCTCTCATGCCTGCCTGGAAGCTGCCATCTTCTTGACAACCAGAGGCGGAGGAAAATGGCAGAGCACTGGCGTCACCCAAAGTAAACATGGCGCCTGAGCCCCGCTCTCTGACCATTTCTCACCCTAACGCATTCTAAGCTTGTGTTATTCGGCATCGTGACCCGGCGCAGGATGCTCCGTGTGGCGAGGCGCTTCAATCTGCACTCGGAATCATTATAAAGTCAAGATATCGCCAGTTTCATCATTTATAACAAGTTGCGTTATAGCTTCGGACTTATTGTCCCTTAGTAAAGATGGCGACATCCGGGCAGGGACCccgtttatttttattttgtaggagATGCTGATTTTATTCGGCTGTAATCGTTTTAATATCATCCCATGCATGCACGATAATAGTGTTCAAGCATTAATTTACAGATTTAGCGCTCACACATATTAAAGTTACCACGCCCACACCCACCATGATGGCGCCCTCCACTGTCAACAGCACTGCGTTACTACCATCAACAATAaagtcctctgtgtgtgtgtgtgtgtgtgtgtgtgtgtgtgtgtgtgtgtgtgtgtgtgtgtgtgtgtgtgtgtgtgtgtgtgtgtgtgtgtgtgtgtgtgtgtgtgtgtgtgtgtgtgtgtgtgtgtgtgtgtgtgtgtgtgtgtgtgtgtgtgtgtgtgtgtgtgtgtgtgtgtgtgtgtgtgtgtgtgtgtgtgtgtgtgtgtgtgtgtgtgtgtgtgctcagccacacttctctgtgtgttattgtaatgaataTACAGGAAGTTAAGGAGAGATTTTATGAAACCTTCTAACTAAAGAACATCTTGTAGTTTCATATTTTTGTGCATGCATTGTATTCCTGCAGCTATTATTTTTCTATCTCCAGATAATACAATACAATGGATTTTGAAAACAGGTATGAGGCTTAACGTATAACCTAATTTAACTACAGGAAAGTTAAGAACATTATCACAATATGGAAAATATTCgttaaattgtattattttcccGAACAATACATATACAATATATAGCTATTCCACCTGGGAATTTGTGTCAATATTTGGGTGCATGAGGATCTGATATCCAGAGGATTTTGTACCACTGACAGAAACCAGATGTAAATAAAGTTACTACTAATACCAACATTGTCTCTGATGCTAGTGTATtgtaaccatagactgtatataaaaacacCTTATGCTACTCCTATACTGCTGTTATAGAATTATTCTCTTGGATTAAAAGGTGTAGGGTGGATCCATTCAAGTAATTTAATTGAATCAATACAGAGATCATGGGTTGGTTTTTAAAGGCTTGCATatgcattacatttcatttagctgacgcttttatccaaagcgacttacaataagtgcattcaaccccgagggtacaaacccagaacaacaaggatcaagaaagtacaatttcttcaaaaataaagcaaaactacaaagtgctataagtaagtgccatttaagtgctactaaattgttagtttcaaaattttattcaaggtatagttggaagaggtatgtttttagtttgcaaTATTCTTTAGAGTTTTTACAGTATGGATGtctgttttaaattttttttttttactggaatcatgaaatgttgatatttgtaCGTGTTATTCAGAGTAACTTTACTTGAAATCGAACTTTTAGGAGGGCAAAAAAagactttttgtgtttgttattgaaaaatatattgGTACTCATTTGTTTGGCCAATGTTTTATATGAGCCACATAATTAAAGCAGATACAATGACGGTGTATACAGTGCAACATAATCTAGATCTGGAAAACGCTTACTTTAGTTTGGAAAAGGAAGTTGTGCTTTGTTGCAATTCCTTGTTAGTCCATAGGGTGACAGCCTTGCGTTGTTTTGAATATAATTTCTCTGCAACTCACATGGAGCAAGTTctgaacaaatacaacaaaGGGCAGGTGGTTATGGTTGAGTCATGTATATATGTCACTAAGGATCTAGGGTGCAATTTATAGAGTAAAGGAATCACAGTCGAACTTGAAGTCCCTGCACTCCCACACAGGTGTGGTACGTGAGACCACTTCATGCACCAGTAAGATAACTGTGGAATTTAACCTACTTTTATTTGTGCAATAAAGCTGACGAAAAATTAAACTTGATTGATGTTAATTTGTGGTTGAATAGTATAGTAATATTGTTGTAAAAGACTAACCACTTCTCCTCGATCTCACCACTGTGGTCAGAGAATCATACAGCACTTTCACATAGATAGGATGTATAATTATGTGTGGTTTTTTTGATGTGGGTCAAGAGAAATGTTGCTTCTGCAACGGCATAGTAagagtactactactactactactactactactactactactactactactactactactactactactttaaGTCAAGGTCAAAGTCAACgtgaactttattgtcatttggACCATACAACAAGAAGCACAGAAGAAACCAAATTGCCTTTTTCCTTCTCCATGTGCAGATATAAAGGCAAGTAACTTAGCACAAGATAAATTGACCTTATTGACAAGACCTGAAGACAAACTAAACCATACAAGATGAAAAATTCCATGTCTGAAAAATCGCACGTCATCTCACAGTGGTTGGATTATTGCACAGTAATAACTCTAATTTACTGTAGTAGTAACAGTAAAACAGTAATGTAAACTTGTAACAGTAATCTGAACTTCTAACAGTAGTGTCAACTTATAACAGTAAATGTAAAATTGTAACAGTAATGTAAACTTGTAACAGTGATATAAACTTGAAACAAAAAACTATACTTGTAACAGTAGATTTTATCTTGTCACTGGTGAATATCAATTGCTTGAGTGGTGAAACATTGAATTATTTCACAAAATATAGCTGCATTCGAGAAGATATGATTTTATGGGTGCTGAATATAtatgtgtctgcctgtgtgtgtgtgtgtgttcagcagtTCAACAGTAATCAGGCCAgtatatttgtattgttaaaGGGAATTGCGTAATCTGATGGCCTGTGGGAAAAAGCTCTTGGTGAGTCTGGCACCGCATGCTGTGCTAGCGTTAGCCAGAGAGGAGGTTTAACAGTCCACGAGCCGGGGGGGTTGAGTCTCTATGTCTTGGTGGCTCTGCCAAAGCAGCGTGTCCGGTGTGGATCCTGTCTAGATGGGAGCGGGTCATCTGATTATTTTCTCAGCTGCCAGACCCGAATGAGAGGCAGCTGGTCAGGCTGCTCGATATAGTTCCTCTGTAGAAAGTTGTGAGGAACGGAGGGAGGTTTGCTCTTCTGGTCTGTCGCAGGAAGCGAAGATGCTGCTGTGCCCTCTTGACAAGGGAAGTGATGTTTGTAGTCTATGTCAGGTCATCCGTGATGTGCACCCCCAGGAACTTGGTGGATCGCACTGATTCCACTGCGTTGCCATGGATTTTAAGTTTGTACCGTTTGTTCCTCTCGAAGTCAACAGTGATCTCCTTCGTCTAGTTGACACTCAGTGacaggttgttgttgtcacatCAGACAACAAGTTGGTTtgtactactactaccactttAACTACGACCACTTCATTTATGTGTTGACTGAACTTAAAACCAGACACTGCTTACATTTCATCAATTTTATTAAGTCTACACAACCCCCTTAATCCTCACATCAGCATAAATTGTTTgttcacacatttttcttttttaatattaatttcaaATTGCAAACTATTTTATCAGTACTTTTTTCATGTGTTCACTCATTGGCCACATTAAAACCTATTGTCATTTCTAAAATATTCAATTGTCACTGGTCACTGTGTAACATAATGTCGCCTCAATTCACTTTACCTAGTATCACCTCAAATATATAGCAATCAAAGAATTTCTGTCtgagcaaaacattttttttaagcagGATGATCAATTGTAACTGTGTCCTCACAAGTCTCAGTAAAAAAATGAACTGCAGCCCATGCAAATGCTGAGTCCTCATTAACAAGAACATAAATGGACTAAATCTATGATTAATTGTTATACTATGAAGCATCCAGACCCCTGAGGTCATCtgaaacatatatatatgttatatcttatatatatatatctacatccatatctgtatctgtatctgtgtctatatctatatctatatctatatctatatctatatctatatctatatctatatctatatctatatctatatctatatctatctagaAATCCTAAATTTACAAAACGCACATCATCCTCTGGTATTGGATATACAAAACATGTGGAGGaaagataaaagaaaggaaaacacaagcGTGTGTAAAGCACTAATGCCCTCACCCAGTTCACGGCCTAACTAAATGATTCTGTCAAACTACTGAGGCTCACACCTATAAGCCTGGAACAACATCAGACAGGCAATCTATAAAACTCATGAAACCCTGATGTACCAgtcatttcttatttatttatccatcaatcggtaatatattttaatttgtaaaagtAAATCTTCAAGATCATGTGTATTTCATTTTGGACGTGTATATTGATTAATATTATGAGTTTTTCGCAAATAATTTTAAAGTTTGAGATTGTTTTGCTGGTATAAACTTTCCTATAGATTGTTACAAACATTGTGAAATATGGTACCATGCAATGTACTCTTGGTCTCTCACTTCACCCAACTGGTCGAATGTCTTCCAGCAGCTTGATGATCAACTTGAGCAGAAATTAGAAGACAGGATATTAAAGGAActagagagaagagaaaaacaatatttagtATGTTTGGTCACTCATTAATTACTCCATCACTTCAATAAAACATGCATTTGCTACATAAATTACATCgcaattaattatttttcaagCTTTCCTTTAGTTTCTGTGTTTATACTTTCCTTTCATTCTTGCAGGTGGGAGATTGGAGCGGTTGTCATGCAATACAGGAGGACGATTTATTCAAATGTAGTGGAAAAGACACCAGAGACTGATCAGTCACGTCATTAAGCTAATTAGAAAAACTAGTAAAACAATAGGTTGTTTGTGTCATTGTGACTGCTACTGTTTGCCAAATCCCCCCCACTTTAAAATTTCTACCATTTCCACATGACTCCTGATAAGTGATTTGAATCAGTATTggacaaaaaagggaaatatcTACAATCATGTGTTCTGATTTACCGTAACGGAGCCCGTCAGCCTCATACTCATACAGCCACtagaattttatttttgtcattcgCAGACATGCAGTCATTCCTTTTCATTATCACAGTGTAACATGTTCATGCGTGTGCGTGAGCAAAGCAGCAGGTGAAGCAGGTCAGTGGAGCTCAGACGTACAACTTGACCTTCCATACTTTTCTGAGCTGCCGGTAATTGTCGACATACGATAAGAGTCTTACGAAGCGGCTGGAGAACTGAACTCTGAGATCCTAAAGAGATCATGAGGCAAAGCCCCACAAGTGACATGGATCAAGGATTAttgcagcaggaggtggaggcttTTGGGAGGTGATTAGGATTTCTACCCACCATAGGTCTTAGAGCATATTAGTGTGTAAGCCCTTCTCTCAAAGACTGTTTCCATGTTAGATAAAACAATATATCTTTAGATTATTTAGATTAACGAACTGATATTTTGTTACCATACTTAAATGGGATTTGGTACAGATTTGTCTTAAAAGAAGCGTAGTGGAACAAGGTTGTATAAGAGTCTGTTGCTTGCACTTCTTCAACATAAATAATCAGTGGTTTCTAGTCTACGGATGTATACCCTGCTCCTGTCTCAGTTACTATATGCATCAATGAATTTCTTGACTGTCACATATAACATTCTGCAGTATAAACCACTCACCTTTACGGATGTGACTGATGTCGATGCTGAGGCTGCGGCTGCTATTCGTTCTTCTCCTGGCATTGTGAATATTTGTTCTAAATCTCACCTTCACATGAACTCAATAACAGTGTTTATCATGAAGGAAAGAAAGTCTCATCCTAATGCTCTTGTGAGACCACTGTTTTCCTTGCTTCCTATTCTTAATGCCAATTATCCTATTTGCTTGTGTCCTTTGAATCCTCTAGCTGGTTGAAATAGCGTCACATGTAAAGCCTCTTTAATCTGCTTACAGTTTTCTATTACATTCAACATGAGCGAGCAATAATACATAGATCATACAGGCTAGTTAATGATAGTTAGATGCTACCCAGGCCCAATCATTAACAACAACTTACttaatttattgtttcataAACTTGTTCACAGTCATTTCAATCGACTTGAAGCCTTTAATTCtcaaagtttgtaaaaatgtcCTTTTAATCATCATGTCAGCTCTTtgcactgaaaacaaaacagttggCCCAACTTAGAAAAAATGCTTCAAttggtaaaacaaaaaaaatgaattaaatttgttcaaattaaaataaacaagtaaTACAATAACACAAGTGATAATTTAGtttgttaaacattttatttttggtttataTTTGGTTTGGTATGAGATTGTTGCCCCAGTACAGGATTGAAGCATACATGGTAAAATGTAAATAGTCTGTTCTTATATTGCACTTTTCTACTATTGATGACCATTCAAAGCCCTTTTACAGAAGTTTTTCcaattcacacactcatagagtgcatctatgggcagcactctTTTTTTCTATGGGGTGCAAGCcttggttcagtatcttgccctaagagacacttcagcatgcagatgtgATCGAATATGGTTAGAAGATGACCGCTCTATCCCCAAAGCCACAGATCATCAGTCTAACTTTTGAGCTTGACAAATCTCCGTGCACAGGTAATTATTTGTCCCAATGGCATCAATAGGACACTTTCCCCCAGAAATTACTTTTTTGATGGGGTTGCTTTTTACGGcccacttttctagtcttaacaATCATCACACATCGTGAACTGACATgtggactggaggagccagggatcaaaccactgaccttctctACCTGCTGAGCAACACCCGCGCACTATATTTGTACCTGAaagaaaatataagaaaagGATTAATTTCATTTGTGGCTATAGCTACATGAAATTGTTGCCTTACAGCTTTTCTGAAGGGTCAGCCAACCTCTTACAATTTACAAACCGAGACACTCACCTCAAGGATGTAAATTTCCGGGAACATTTCATTATGGATGAAAGTAAACCTGTAAACATTTGtcctttatttttaattagagtGAAAATCTCCTGTACATCTGTTGCATTGTTCAGCAGCAGGTAAGAGGTCTATCTGATTTAGATGTTTGGGACAGACAGACTGGCCATCCGGTAGCACAGCAGAAGCCAACAATCAAACATATgttatttgcacattttataGGAGAAACTGCAACCCCTCACATCCTTTCAAACAGGTGGCACCGACTTATGAAGCCATACGTACATCTAAGTATTTGTCACTTGTTTTAGCAGATGTAGGGTAATAAAATAATCTTCACATACTTATATACATTTGTCACTAACTGTCTTTCTCGAGAACTTTTGATTctagaaaatgaaatgttctgCTCTGTGCTGAGATCTACGCTGCACATGGGGTAATCCTTCCTGATCCTTTCTTGATCCTGATACATTGACGGAGGTACAGATCATCCATTCTAATACCAAAGTAGATTACCCAAGGACAGACTGGATGTGATTAGCAGTGATAATAGCCCTGATGACTGGATCAGTGCATTAAGAGGCCAAACTCAACCAGATGGTTATTTTTTGGAAAAAACACTATTAAAATAAGGCTCAGGGGCCATAAGTAATGGGATGTTAcacttattttttgttttttattcttattaatGTTATTCCATAGGTCAGTCAACTTGAATGACACATGACGTGACTTAGTCAACACTGATCAGCCATAATTAAAACCTGTTACGACTACTGGTTTAATGTCTTCATTTTGTTGGGTAAATCAATTATTCTTAATTCAATTAATCAAGGTTCAGTGGGAGAGGACCATATATTTACCCCCTCTTTTCTTTAATGGACTGCCACATCCAAGTGCACCATCAAGAGACACTGAATTCCACCAGCACATGAAAGGCAAATTTTGATTTTTCTTGTATGCCCCTGGGGGAAAATATGAAGCACGGCCGACCAATGGAGCTTCCAGAGGATTTCTGGATTCCCGTCCCTTTGGATACGAACAACATCACGACTCTCAGCCCCTTCCTTGTCCCCCAGGACCATCTAGCAAGCACAGCTACCTTCTACGCCATGGCCATAtacatgttttttgtatttgttttgggCACTAGCATCAATGCACTCACCATCCTGTGCACCATGAAATACAAGAAGCTCCGGTCCCACCTCAACTACATCCTGCTGAACTTGGCTGTGGGGAACCTTCTCGTGTCCTGTGTGGGCTCCTTTGTTGGCTGCTGCGCATTTTCAGTCAGATATTTTTTCTTTGGACCACTAGCATGCAGGATTGAAGGTTTCATGGTGACACTTGGTGGTAAGATGAACTTTAATGTACACATACAGTACGATTATGAACGttttaaaaaagctaaaatgtttcttcatattttctttatatAATTGCAGGTATGGTCAGCCTGTGGTCTCTGGCTGTGATAGCTTTTGAAAGATGGCTTGTCATCTGCAAGCCATTGGGTAACTTTATTTTCAAGCCTGACCATGCTATAGCTTGCTGCGCATTTACCTGGGTGATTGGACTTGttgcctctgctcctcctctgttcgGATGGAGCAGGTcagtttttacacacacaccctcccactAACATGACTTGTACATTAAAGCCAGAACATAGGCCTCATTCAGTGCACTTTGACTATCTTTCCAGGTACATCCCGGAGGGTCTGCAGTGCTCCTGTGGACCGGACTGGTACAccacaaacaacaaatacaacaatGAATCCTACGTGATGttcctcttctgcttctgctttgCCGTTCCCCTCACCATGATCATCTTCTGCTACTCACAGCTGCTTTTCACACTGAAAATggtgatgcaaaaaaaaactgaacagaTAAATACTTTAATATGACTGATGTTCTGATGAGACTAAACACACTTCTCTCCATCAACAGGCCGCAAAGGCTCAAGCTGAGTCTGCCTCCACCCagaaggcagagagggaggtgaCCAGGATGGTGGTGGTCATGGTGATGGGCTTCTTGGTGTGCTGGTTGCCCTACGCCAGTTTTGCTCTGTGGGTCGTGAACAATCGTGGGCAAACGTTCGACCTGAGATTTGCTACTTTGCCAGCTGTCTTCTCAAAGTCCTCTGCGGTCTACAACCCTGTCATCTATGTTTTACTCAATAAACAGGTATGTTACATGTACGACCAGACTGAGAACCAACTACAGTTATGGCTCACAAAAAGACTATAAACAATCTAAATGAAATAGTATTTTTACAgcaacatacatacacacaatagATATCAGCACCTTCAACAATAGATACACTTTGGTGTAAACAGCTCATGTACACAGGGGGCTTAGTAATCTatcttgttttgaaaatgtgtccCTAAATCAGGTTTACTTTCATGTCTTTCAGTTCCGTTCAtgcatgatgaagatgatgggaatgggtggaggtgatgatgaagaatctTCAACATCATCGACCTCAGTCACCGAAGTCTCCAAAGTTGGGCCTGCTTAGACTGAACATCCACAACCTTTTCATCCATATcaacaactgtttctttttattgtcAAAATACCTCTGCACAGGCGACTGACAATTTGTGTaatgtaaatatgtaaacatGATGATGTTTTGTGCGATAAGTTGCATTAAGTGCAATAGAGGACTATAGTGAATAATTAACACGTCTTTTACAcagcaaatataaaaaaaaataaaaatgtttggatCAAGGATTAGCAATACCGCGGTAATACTGACtctttatttgattgttttgtttatattaaCCTTGTGCAattcaaaacaaagaaatgtatttgttcCTTGAGAGTAGGGAAGAGCTGGTGGACAGACCCAACAAACCCAATGCAGAATAAGTGTGAAATGGGTTCCTCTTGAGGAGGCCCCTGCCTGTGAGGttttcaacttcaaattctTTGTGGTGAAGACGAGGAGGTGGAAAGCCTTGCTGGGGAGAGGGAGGTCAGAGAGACCCCTCTTAGGTGGTTGCCACTGTGACTCCAACTCAGATAAGAGCAAtacaatggatggatggatgaaaagaCCTCCTATTGTCTCTGAAATAACCTGCCTTATCTAAAATACTAATGATACTAATGGTTTAGTTGTcaacattgtttttctttttgggtAAAGAATTAAATCGAGCAGCCTGTGCTATCACACTGCATTTCCAACATCTTACAGACCTTGTTAGCTCAGGAAAACTGGCAAAAAGGTAACACAAAGCTTGAGTTAATCCGGCAGAGTGGATTACAGAAGGCTACAGCACATGAGATTATCAGACAAAGGTTAAGCGAAACCAGATAAGCAGGCAAATAACTGCAGTGATCTTCTTTAAGTAAGTGGGATTAAACTTTTTAACAAGGTTTTGATGAGGAGGTACAAGTGTGTTCATGCATTTACACAGGTGCATGGCGTACACATTGTGGCAAGTACATTCATATTTGTTTGCGTGCTATGTAATTCTGATACATATAGGTAATGTTTCTGACAAGACCTATAGCTTGAATTTCTTACTATCAGTCAACTATGTTGATGTTCTTAACCACAGGAGGTGGGCTAAGTTCAACATACATAGTCATAAtgtatattattgtatttgCATTGTCTTGTTTATCTATTTTAAATTGCTCAAATAACAGTTAGATAAGCCTTAACAAATTATTTCAAACCATTAGCACAAACGTCCTAACTGTTTTCTGAGTTCTCCAATAAGAGTAACACTTATTGTGACGTTACAACATACAGCACCTGGCTGTCATGTCTATGAAAGAGGGGCAGACTTAACTCAACCGTCTACACAAGCTGTGAAACCAAAGCTGCGTGCGCTCTAAACACTTTGTCGGTACAATCAGGACGGGAAACCACTAAATCACTTACGCAAATGCATGCAAACCccaattaattaatcaatcaattaatcaatcaattataGAGTTAAGTAGCTCCTTAATTGGGATAAGGGGCATCTCATGCACCATTATAAGAGTGCTCCACTAGAGTTTGACCCTGGAGATGTTCCAGACGGACACATTGTAGCCATCCTGTCTGCTCCTTCAAACGTTCCTTTGTCATTCTTTTACACATTTAAGTGAAAGCACGGAATTTAAAAAGTGCTTTGATCTGTAATCACACAAAAAGAGCAAAATGAAGTCAAATCGTGGTGAGGAGCTGCCAGAGGACTTCTGGATACCCATCAATCTGGACACCAACAACATCACAGCATTCAGCCCTTTCCTAGTTCCCCAGGATCACCTGGGGAGCTCGGGCATCTTCTACGCAATGGCAGGATTTATGTTTTTCGTATTTGTGGTGGGCACCAGCATCAACACCCTCACCATCGCATGCACCGTCAAATACAAAAAGCTGCGGTCTCACCTTAACTACATCCTGGTGAATTTGGCTGTGGCGAACCTTCTTGTATCCTGTGTGGGCTCATTCACTGCCTGCGTCTCCTTTTCGaccaaatatttcatttttggaGCGCTAGCATGCAAGATTGAAGGTTTTATGGCAACACTCGGAGGTAAGACTTACAAAAAATGCCCAAATTCAATT
This region includes:
- the LOC132999883 gene encoding blue-sensitive opsin-like, whose amino-acid sequence is MKHGRPMELPEDFWIPVPLDTNNITTLSPFLVPQDHLASTATFYAMAIYMFFVFVLGTSINALTILCTMKYKKLRSHLNYILLNLAVGNLLVSCVGSFVGCCAFSVRYFFFGPLACRIEGFMVTLGGMVSLWSLAVIAFERWLVICKPLGNFIFKPDHAIACCAFTWVIGLVASAPPLFGWSRYIPEGLQCSCGPDWYTTNNKYNNESYVMFLFCFCFAVPLTMIIFCYSQLLFTLKMAAKAQAESASTQKAEREVTRMVVVMVMGFLVCWLPYASFALWVVNNRGQTFDLRFATLPAVFSKSSAVYNPVIYVLLNKQFRSCMMKMMGMGGGDDEESSTSSTSVTEVSKVGPA